The Streptomyces venezuelae genomic interval CCGCCGCTTCAAGCGCTACCTCGCCGAGAAGGAGAAGACCGGCGAATGGGGTCTCCCCGCCGAAGGCGGGGGACGGGTCGACGGGGACGGGGAGGTCCCGGCGGAGGACGCCCAGGACGACGGTCGGCCCAAGCGCTTCGCGTACCCGCCCCAGCTGGTGGTGGTCGACGGCGGCCAGCCGCAGGTCGCCGCCGCCCGGCGCGCCCTCGACGAGCTCGGCATCGACGACATCGCGGTCTGCGGGCTCGCCAAGCGGCTGGAGGAGGTCTGGCTCCCCGGCGACGACGACCCGGTGGTGCTGCCCCGCTCCAGCGAGGGCCTCTACCTCCTCCAGCGGGTACGTGACACGGCTCACGACTTCGCCATCCGCTACCAGCGCTCCAAGCGGACGAAACGCATCCGGACCAGCCCCCTCGACGCCGTCCCGGGCCTCGGTGAGACGCGGAAGCAGGCGTTGATCAAGCATTTCGGCTCGGTGAAGCGGCTCCGGCAGGCGACAATCGAGCAGATCCGCGAGGTCCCCGGTATGGGCCTGAAAACCGCGGAGGCGGTCGTCGTGGCCCTCGCTCAGGCGGCCCCGGCCGCACCCGCCGTGAACACGGCGACAGGAGAGATCATGGAAGACGACGGGGGCGGCACGGCATGACCGCGCAGGAACAGCACGAACAGCACGAGCAGCACGACGAGCAGGACCGAGAAGACGGAGCAGGACACGTGAGTACGGGCACGAAGGAGACCCCCGGCGACAACGGCGCCGAGGCGGCCATTCCCGAACTGGTGATCATCTCCGGCATGTCCGGAGCCGGCCGCTCCACCGCGGCGAAGTGTCTGGAGGACCTCGGCTGGTTCGTCGTGGACAACCTGCCGCCCGCGCTGATCCCCACCATGGTGGAGCTAGGCGCCCGCTCCCAGGGCAACGTCGCCCGGATCGCCGTCGTCGTGGACGTCCGCGGCCGGCAGTTCTTCGACAACCTCCGGGAGTCCCTCGCCGACCTCGACGCCAAGCAGGTCACCCGCCGGATCGTCTTCCTGGAGTCGTCCGACGAGGCCCTGGTCCGGCGCTTCGAGTCGGTCCGCAGGCCCCACCCCCTCCAGGGCGACGGCCGCATCACCGACGGCATCGCCGCCGAGCGCGACCTGCTGCGCGAGCTGCGCGGCGACGCCGACCTGGTGATCGACACCTCCAGCCTCAACGTCCACGAGCTGCGCGCCAAGATGGACGCCCAGTTCGCCGGGGACGAGGAGCCCGAGCTCCGGGCCACCGTCATGTCCTTCGGCTTCAAGTACGGCCTGCCGGTCGACGCCGACCTCGTCGTCGACATGCGCTTCCTGCCGAACCCGCACTGGGTCCCCGAGCTGCGCCCCTTCACCGGCCTCAACGAAGAGGTGTCGAACTACGTCTACAACCAGCCCGGCGCCAAGGAGTTCCTGGACCGCTACACGGAGCTCCTCCAGCTGATCGCCGCGGGCTACCGCCGCGAGGGCAAGCGGTACGTGACGATCGCCGTGGGCTGCACGGGCGGCAAGCACCGCTCCGTCGCCACCGCCGAGCGGCTCGCCGCCCGCATCGCCGCCGAAGGGGTCGAGACCGTCGTCGTGCACCGGGACATGGGGCGCGAGTGAAGCCGTACCGTCGTCGCGCCTCCACCCTCACCGCGCGACGCACGCTCCGCAGGCGCGGCGCCCAGCCGAAGGTCGTCGCGCTGGGCGGCGGCATGGGCCTGTCGGCCTCGCTGGCCGCCCTCCGCCGGATCACCGGCGACCTCACCGCCGTCGTCACCGTCGCCGACGACGGGGGCTCCAGCGGCCGGCTCCGCGAGGAGCTCGGCGTGCTGCCCCCGGGCGACCTGCGCAAGGCGCTCGCCGCGCTCTGCGGGGACGACGACTGGGGCCAGACCTGGGCCCGGGTCATCCAGCACCGCTTCCAGTCCAAGGGCGAGATCAACGGCCACGCCGTCGGCAACCTGCTGATCGTCGCCCTCTGGGAGCAGCTCGGCGACCCCGTCCAGGCCCTCGACCTGGTGGGCAGGCTGCTCGGCGCCCAGGGCCGGGTGCTGCCCATGTCCGCCGTACCGCTGGAGCTCCAGGCGCTGGTCAAGGGGCACGACCCGGCGCGGCCGGACGACGTGGACACCGTGCGCGGTCAGGCGACGGTGGCGCTCACCCCGGGCGACGTGCAGTCCGTGCACCTCGTGCCGAACGACCCGCCGGCCGTGCCCGAGGCGGTCGCGGCCGTGCTCGACGCGGACTGGGTGGTCGTGGGTCCGGGCTCCTGGTTCTCCTCCGTGATCCCGCATCTCCTCGTCCCCGAACTCCTCGACGCCCTCGCGCAGACGAAGGCCCGGAAGGTGCTCTCGCTGAACCTCGCTCCGCAACCCGGAGAAACAGAGGGCTTCTCTCCGCAGCGTCATTTGGAGGTTTTGGGACGACACGCCCCTAAACTCGCCCTGGACGTGGTGCTCGCCGACGAGGCAGCCGTGCCCGATCGCGAGTCCCTCGCCGATGCCGCCAAGCGGCTCGGTGCCGCGGTCGAGCTGGCGCCGGTGGCCGGGCCCGACGGCTCCGCGAAGCATGACCCGGAGCTGTTGGCCGCCGCGTACGACCGTATTTTTCGGATGCATGGAAGGATCGGCCCATGGCGATGACGGCAGCGGTGAAGGACGAGATCTCCCGGCTCCCCGTCACCCGGACCTGCTGCAGGAAGGCAGAGGTCTCGTCGATCCTGCGGTTCGCGGGCGGGCTGCACCTGGTGAGCGGCCGCATCGTGATCGAGGCGGAGCTGGACACGGCGATGGCGGCACGCCGCCTGAAGCGGGACATCCTGGAGATCTTCGGACACAGTTCCGAACTGATCGTGATGGCCCCCGGTGGGCTGCGGCGCGGCTCGCGCTTCGTGGTGCGCGTGGTGGCCGGCGGCGACCAGCTGGCCCGCCAGACGGGCCTCGTGGACGGCCGGGGCCGCCCCATCCGGGGTCTCCCCCCGCAGGTGGTCTCCGGTGCGACCTGTGACGCGGAGGCGGCCTGGCGCGGCGCCTTCCTGGCCCACGGCTCGCTGACCGAGCCCGGCCGGTCCTCCTCCCTGGAGGTCACCTGCCCGGGACCGGAGGCGGCGCTCGCCCTGGTCGGCGCGGCCCGCCGGCTCTCCATCGCGGCGAAGGCCCGCGAGGTACGGGGTGTGGACCGGGTCGTCGTCCGCGACGGCGACGCGATCGGCGCCCTGCTCACCCGGCTCGGCGCGCACGAGTCGGTGCTGGCCTGGGAGGAGCGCCGGATGCGGCGCGAGGTCCGCGCCACCGCCAACCGCCTGGCCAACTTCGACGACGCGAACCTGCGCCGCTCGGCACGCGCCGCGGTCGCCGCGGGGGCCCGGGTGCAGCGCGCCCTGGAGATCCTCGCCGAGGAGGTGCCCGAGCACCTCGCCGCCGCGGGCCGGCTCCGCATGGAGCACAAGCAGGCCTCGCTGGAGGAGCTGGGCGCGCTCGCCGACCCGCCGCTCACGAAGGACGCGGTGGCCGGGCGTATCCGCCGGCTGCTCGCGATGGCCGACAAGCGGGCGCAGGACCTGGGTATCCCCGGGACCGAGTCCAACCTGACCGAGGAGCTCGACGACAGCCTGGTCGGCTGACGGGCCGTCCCGCCCGTCACGTCTGTCCCGCCTGTCTCATCGTGCGGAATCCCGAAATCCGAGCTGCCGGTGCCTTTCTGAGGCACCGGCAGCTTTTTCGTACACCCGCGAGGCACCCTTGACAGGCCCATGAGCGCCCATGAGCCTGGCGTCTGTTCACCTTCGTGGCAGGCAACAGCAAGGGGGGCTCATGAGACGCAGAGCGAGATCGATCCTCGCCGCGGCTTCACTGCTGATCGCGGGAGTGGCGGCGGCACCCGTCGCCGGAGCGCAGCCGAACGACCGGGACGGCGGCGACGCCCTCTCCGTATGGCGGGCCGAGGTCACCAAGGAGCAGGTTCCGCTGCTCCTCGAAGCCGGGGCCGACGCCCACGAGATGACCGAGCAGGTGCCCGACAAGGGCTCCGCGACGGTCGAACTCTTCCTCACCGACCGGCAGGCCGGGCAGCTGCGCGGCCAGGGCGTCGAGCTCGCCGAGCACGACCTGAGCGCCCAGGCCGAGAAGCGGGTCGCCGCCGCGGGCGACGGCGTCTTCCGCCCGTACAGCGGCCCGAACGGCCTCAAGCAGGAGATCCTGGACACCGCCCGGGCCAACCCCGGCATCACCAAGGTCGTCTCCATCGGCAAGACCCTCAAGGGCCAGGACATCCTCGCCCTCAAGGTCAGCAAGGGCGCCCAGCGCGCCAAGGACGGCTCCAAGCCCGCCACGCTGTACATGTCCAACCAGCACGCGCGCGAGTGGATCACCCCCGAGATGACCCGGCGGCTGCTCCACCACTACCTCGACGGCTACGGCGAGGACGAGCGGATCACCCGGATCGTCGACACCACCGAACTGTGGTTCGTGCTCTCCGCCAACCCGGACGGCTACGACTTCACCCACGCCGACCCCGGCAACCGGCAGTGGCGCAAGAACCTCCGGGACAACGACGGCGACGGGCGCATCGCGCCGGGCGACGGCGTCGACCTCAACCGCAACTTCGCCTACAAGTGGGGCTACGACAACGAGGGTTCGTCCCCCGACCCGGCCGACGAGACCTTCCGCGGCACCGGCCCCATGTCGGAGCCCGAGACCAAGGCCTTGGACGCCTTCCAGAAGCGGATCGGCTTCTCGTACGGCATCAACTACCACTCGGCCGCCCAGCTCATCCTGTACGGCGTCGGCTGGCAGGTCGCCACCGACACCCCCGACGACATCGCCCTCAAGGCGCTCGCCGGCACCCCGCAGAAGTCGGCCGTGCCCGGCTACCGGCCGCAGGTCTCCTCGGAGCTGTACATCACCAACGGCGAGGCCGACGGACACGCGGCCAACGTCAACCGGATGCAGATGTTCACCCCGGAGATGTCGACCTGCGCCACCGCCTCCCGCGTCGACCCGAACGACGCCTGGAACCCGGCCGACTGCGCCTCCGTCTTCACCTTCCCGGACGACGAGAAGCTGATCCAGGCCGAGTTCGCCAAGAACATCCCCTTCGCGCTCGCCGTCGCCGAGAGCGCCGCCCGCCCGGACCGGCCCGTCTCCCCGGTCGGCACGGAGGCCCCCGACTTCTCCCCGGCCGCCTTCACCACCTCCTACGCCCGCGGCGGGGAGCAGGAGGTCGCCGTCACCGCGCGCAAGTCCCTGCGCGGCAAGACGCTCACCTACCGGATCAACGGCGGCCGCACCCACCGCGAGGAGCTCGACGCCTGGAAGGGCGGCGAGACCTACGGCGGGGAGGACAACCTCTACTTCGACGAGTACCGCGCGGAGGTCGAGGGCGCCCGGCCCGGAGACACCGTCGAGGTCCGCTTCACCGCCCGCACCCGCGAGGGCCGGGCCACGTCCTCCGCCCCCTTCACCTACAAGGTGGCCGAGCGGCCCCGCGGCGACGTGCTCGTCCTCGCCGACGAGGGCGGCACCACCGCCGCGAAGCACACCGCCGCCTACGTGCAGGCGCTCGCCGACAACGGCCGCAAGGCCGCCGTCTGGGACGTCGCCACCCAGGGCGCCCCGGACGCCCTCGGCGTGCTCTCCCACTTCCGTACCGTCGTCTGGTACACCGGCGCCGAGCGGCCCTCCGGGCCCACCCAGCTCGCCGTCCGCGCCTACCTCAACGAGGGCGGCAAGCTGATCAACGCCGGCGAGAAGTCCGGCGGACTCACCGTGGTCGGCCGGGCCGAGACCAACGACTTCGCCCAGTACTACCTCGGCGCCTACCACCGGGCCGGCCTCGGGCAGCCGCCCGCCTTCGCCGGTACCGGAGCCTTCGCGGGCGTCGGCGCGCGCCTCGGCGCCGCCGCCGACAACCCGCTGGACAACGCCGGCGCGTACACCGTCACCTCGGACACCCTGAAGCCGGACGAGTTCCCGCAGTTCGCGAGCAGTGCCTCCGCCGGTGACTACCCGGGCGTCCGCACCCCCTTCGAACCCGCGGAGGGCGCGACCTTCGCGGCCGTCAAGCACTCCGACGGCACCTGGGCCCGGCTCAGCAGGACCGTCGACCTCACCGGTGTCACCGCCGGCGCCGCGCCGCGCCTCGACTTCCAGGTCAGCTACGACACCGAGCCCGGCTACGACAACCTGATCGTCGAGGCCCACACCGTCGGCCAGGACGACTGGACGACGCTGCCCGACCTGGGCGGCGGCACCTCCGCCACGCCCCCGGCGGACTGCGGCGAGGGCTACTACGTCCGCGACCACCCCTTCCTCGCCCGCTACCTCACCGTCGGCGAGGACGGCTGCGCGCCCAACGGCACCAGCGGCACCTGGAACGCCTTCACCGGCCCCTCCAACGGCTGGCGGCAGGCCTCCGTCGACCTGAGCGCCTGGGCCGGCAAGCGGGTCGAGCTCTCGATCTCGTACGTCTCCGACCCCGGTACGGGCGAGACCGGCGCCTTCGTCGACGACACCCGGCTCGTCACCGGCGCCACCACGGAGGCGGAGGGCTTCGAGACCGGCCTCGGCGCCTGGACCGTCCCGGGCGCACCGGAGGGCAGCCCCGGCAACGGCACGGACTGGACGCGCTCCGCCGCGCTCTTCCACTCCCAGGCCGCGGTCACCACGCGCGACACCGTCCTCCTCGGCTACGGCCTGGAGCACGTGCCCGGCGCGACCGAGCGCGGACGGCTCGTCGGGCGCGCCCTCGACGTGCTCCGGCGCTGACGGAGAGTAGTGGGGACAAAGGTCCCATGGCGGCCCGTACCCGTTGGTAGGTACGGGCCGTCGGCCATTTTCCCTCACTTTCCGGGCACGCGCGGATGCGCGCGATGTCACCCCGAGCCCCCTGGAGGGGTAGGGTCGTAAGCGGTCGGGGACATCCCTAAAAAACAAAATTCTCGCCGGCGTCGAGTACACCGGCGTAGCTAACGAGGAGATCGGTTCGTGACGATCCGCGTAGGCATCAACGGCTTTGGCCGCATCGGCCGGAACTACTTCCGCGCGCTCCTTGATCAGGGTGCTGACATCGAGATCGTGGCTGTCAACGACCTGGGTGACACCGAGACCACGGCACACCTGCTGAAGTACGACACCATCCTGGGACGCCTCAAGGCCGAGGTCACCCACACCGCCGACACCATCACCGTCGACGGCCACACCATCAAGGTGCTCTCCGAGCGCAACCCGGCCGACATCCCGTGGGGTGAGCTGGGCGTCGACATCGTCATCGAGTCGACCGGCATCTTCACGAAGAAGGCCGACGCGGAGAAGCACATCGCCGGCGGCGCGAAGAAGGTCCTCATCTCGGCTCCGGCCTCCGACGAGGACATCACCATCGTCATGGGTGTCAACCAGGACAAGTACGACGCGGCCCAGCACCACGTCATCTCGAACGCGTCCTGCACCACCAACTGTGTCGCGCCGATGGCGAAGGTTCTCGACGAGAACTTCGGCATCGTCAAGGGCCTGATGACCACGGTCCACGCGTACACGAACGACCAGCGCATCCTGGACTTCCCGCACAAGGACCTGCGCCGCGCCCGCGCCGCCGCGGAGAACATCATCCCGACCACGACGGGTGCCGCCAAGGCCACCGCCCTGGTCCTCCCGCAGCTCAAGGGCAAGCTCGACGGCATCGCGATGCGCGTCCCGGTCCCGACCGGTTCCGCCACCGACCTGGTCGTCACCCTGGACCGCGAGGTCACCAAGGACGAGGTCAACGCCGCGTTCAAGAAGGCCGCCGACGACGGCGACCTCAAGGGCATCCTCTACTACACCGAGGACCCGATCGTCTCCTCGGACATCGTCAGCGACCCGGCGTCCTGCACCTTCGACGCCTCCCTGACCATGGTCCAGGAAGGCAACACGGTCAAGATCCTCGGCTGGTACGACAACGAGTGGGGCTACTCCAACCGTCTCGTCGACCTCACCGTCTTCGTCGGCGGCCAGCTCTAAGCTCTAGGGTTCAGGGCAGGCTTTCGATGTGAGCAGGGCTCGGGCAGCGCAATGCCGCGCTGTGCGAGCCCTGTTTGTGTGCTCCACCGCGTACCAAGGAGTCTGTGACAGATGAAGACGATCGACGAGCTTCTCGCCGAAGGCGTCTCCGGCAAGCGGGTGTTCGTCCGCGCCGACCTCAATGTGCCCCTCGAGGGCACGACCATCACCGACGACGGCCGCATCCGCGCCGTCGTCCCCACGGTGAAGGCGCTCGCCGGCGCCGGCGCCCGCGTCGTGGTCGCCTCGCACCTGGGCCGCCCCAAGGGCGCCCCGGACCCGGCGTTCTCCCTCGCCCCGGCCGCCGCGCGTCTCGGTGAGCTGCTCGGCGCCGAGGTGGCCTTCGCGACCGACACGGTCGGCGAGTCCGCCACCGCCACCGTCGCCGGCCTCGCCGACGGCCAGGTCGCCGTGATCGAGAACCTCCGGTTCAACGCCGGCGAGACCTCGAAGGACGACGCCGAGCGCGGCGCCTTCGCGGACCAGCTGGCCGCCCTCGCCGATCTGTACGTCGGCGACGGCTTCGGTGCCGTGCACCGCAAGCACGCCTCGGTCTTCGACCTCCCGGCGCGCCTCCCGCACGCCGCGGGCTACCTCATCGCCACCGAGGTCGGCGTCCTCAAGAAGCTCACCGAGGACGTCCAGCGGCCGTACGTGGTCGTGCTCGGCGGCGCCAAGGTCTCCGACAAGCTCGGGGTCATCGACCACCTCCTGGAGAAGGCCGACCGCATCCTCATCGGCGGCGGCATGGCGTACACCTTCCTCAAGGCCCAGGGCCACGAGGTGGGCATCTCGCTGCTCCAGAAGGACCAGATCCCGGCCGTCCTGGACTACCTGAAGCGTGCCGAGGAGCGCGGCGTGGAGTTCGTGCTCCCCGTCGACGTCCTGGTCTCGCCCGAGTTCCCGGACCTCAAGACCAAGGCT includes:
- the whiA gene encoding DNA-binding protein WhiA, whose translation is MAMTAAVKDEISRLPVTRTCCRKAEVSSILRFAGGLHLVSGRIVIEAELDTAMAARRLKRDILEIFGHSSELIVMAPGGLRRGSRFVVRVVAGGDQLARQTGLVDGRGRPIRGLPPQVVSGATCDAEAAWRGAFLAHGSLTEPGRSSSLEVTCPGPEAALALVGAARRLSIAAKAREVRGVDRVVVRDGDAIGALLTRLGAHESVLAWEERRMRREVRATANRLANFDDANLRRSARAAVAAGARVQRALEILAEEVPEHLAAAGRLRMEHKQASLEELGALADPPLTKDAVAGRIRRLLAMADKRAQDLGIPGTESNLTEELDDSLVG
- a CDS encoding M14 family metallopeptidase gives rise to the protein MRRRARSILAAASLLIAGVAAAPVAGAQPNDRDGGDALSVWRAEVTKEQVPLLLEAGADAHEMTEQVPDKGSATVELFLTDRQAGQLRGQGVELAEHDLSAQAEKRVAAAGDGVFRPYSGPNGLKQEILDTARANPGITKVVSIGKTLKGQDILALKVSKGAQRAKDGSKPATLYMSNQHAREWITPEMTRRLLHHYLDGYGEDERITRIVDTTELWFVLSANPDGYDFTHADPGNRQWRKNLRDNDGDGRIAPGDGVDLNRNFAYKWGYDNEGSSPDPADETFRGTGPMSEPETKALDAFQKRIGFSYGINYHSAAQLILYGVGWQVATDTPDDIALKALAGTPQKSAVPGYRPQVSSELYITNGEADGHAANVNRMQMFTPEMSTCATASRVDPNDAWNPADCASVFTFPDDEKLIQAEFAKNIPFALAVAESAARPDRPVSPVGTEAPDFSPAAFTTSYARGGEQEVAVTARKSLRGKTLTYRINGGRTHREELDAWKGGETYGGEDNLYFDEYRAEVEGARPGDTVEVRFTARTREGRATSSAPFTYKVAERPRGDVLVLADEGGTTAAKHTAAYVQALADNGRKAAVWDVATQGAPDALGVLSHFRTVVWYTGAERPSGPTQLAVRAYLNEGGKLINAGEKSGGLTVVGRAETNDFAQYYLGAYHRAGLGQPPAFAGTGAFAGVGARLGAAADNPLDNAGAYTVTSDTLKPDEFPQFASSASAGDYPGVRTPFEPAEGATFAAVKHSDGTWARLSRTVDLTGVTAGAAPRLDFQVSYDTEPGYDNLIVEAHTVGQDDWTTLPDLGGGTSATPPADCGEGYYVRDHPFLARYLTVGEDGCAPNGTSGTWNAFTGPSNGWRQASVDLSAWAGKRVELSISYVSDPGTGETGAFVDDTRLVTGATTEAEGFETGLGAWTVPGAPEGSPGNGTDWTRSAALFHSQAAVTTRDTVLLGYGLEHVPGATERGRLVGRALDVLRR
- a CDS encoding uridine diphosphate-N-acetylglucosamine-binding protein YvcK codes for the protein MKPYRRRASTLTARRTLRRRGAQPKVVALGGGMGLSASLAALRRITGDLTAVVTVADDGGSSGRLREELGVLPPGDLRKALAALCGDDDWGQTWARVIQHRFQSKGEINGHAVGNLLIVALWEQLGDPVQALDLVGRLLGAQGRVLPMSAVPLELQALVKGHDPARPDDVDTVRGQATVALTPGDVQSVHLVPNDPPAVPEAVAAVLDADWVVVGPGSWFSSVIPHLLVPELLDALAQTKARKVLSLNLAPQPGETEGFSPQRHLEVLGRHAPKLALDVVLADEAAVPDRESLADAAKRLGAAVELAPVAGPDGSAKHDPELLAAAYDRIFRMHGRIGPWR
- a CDS encoding phosphoglycerate kinase — encoded protein: MKTIDELLAEGVSGKRVFVRADLNVPLEGTTITDDGRIRAVVPTVKALAGAGARVVVASHLGRPKGAPDPAFSLAPAAARLGELLGAEVAFATDTVGESATATVAGLADGQVAVIENLRFNAGETSKDDAERGAFADQLAALADLYVGDGFGAVHRKHASVFDLPARLPHAAGYLIATEVGVLKKLTEDVQRPYVVVLGGAKVSDKLGVIDHLLEKADRILIGGGMAYTFLKAQGHEVGISLLQKDQIPAVLDYLKRAEERGVEFVLPVDVLVSPEFPDLKTKAPANPTTVAANAIPADEEGLDIGPETRKLYASKLADAGTVFWNGPMGVFEHPDYAEGTKAVAQALVDSPAFTVVGGGDSAAAVRTLGFDEKAFGHISTGGGASLEYLEGKTLPGLAALED
- the rapZ gene encoding RNase adapter RapZ; amino-acid sequence: MTAQEQHEQHEQHDEQDREDGAGHVSTGTKETPGDNGAEAAIPELVIISGMSGAGRSTAAKCLEDLGWFVVDNLPPALIPTMVELGARSQGNVARIAVVVDVRGRQFFDNLRESLADLDAKQVTRRIVFLESSDEALVRRFESVRRPHPLQGDGRITDGIAAERDLLRELRGDADLVIDTSSLNVHELRAKMDAQFAGDEEPELRATVMSFGFKYGLPVDADLVVDMRFLPNPHWVPELRPFTGLNEEVSNYVYNQPGAKEFLDRYTELLQLIAAGYRREGKRYVTIAVGCTGGKHRSVATAERLAARIAAEGVETVVVHRDMGRE
- the gap gene encoding type I glyceraldehyde-3-phosphate dehydrogenase; translated protein: MTIRVGINGFGRIGRNYFRALLDQGADIEIVAVNDLGDTETTAHLLKYDTILGRLKAEVTHTADTITVDGHTIKVLSERNPADIPWGELGVDIVIESTGIFTKKADAEKHIAGGAKKVLISAPASDEDITIVMGVNQDKYDAAQHHVISNASCTTNCVAPMAKVLDENFGIVKGLMTTVHAYTNDQRILDFPHKDLRRARAAAENIIPTTTGAAKATALVLPQLKGKLDGIAMRVPVPTGSATDLVVTLDREVTKDEVNAAFKKAADDGDLKGILYYTEDPIVSSDIVSDPASCTFDASLTMVQEGNTVKILGWYDNEWGYSNRLVDLTVFVGGQL